A single genomic interval of Physeter macrocephalus isolate SW-GA chromosome 5, ASM283717v5, whole genome shotgun sequence harbors:
- the GATAD1 gene encoding GATA zinc finger domain-containing protein 1, which yields MPLGLKPTCSVCKTTSSSMWKKGPQGEILCHHCTGRGGAGGGGAGSGAAGGTGGSGGGGGFGAATFASTSAAPPQSNGGGGGKQSKQEIHRRSARLRNTKYKSAPAAEKKVSTKGKGRRHIFKLKNPIKAPESVSTIITAESIFYKGVYYQIGDVVSVIDEQDGKPYYAQIRGFIQDQYCEKSAALTWLIPTLSSPRDQFDPASYIIGPEEDLPRKMEYLEFVCHAPSEYFKSRSSPFPTVPTRPEKGYIWTHVGPTPAITIKETVANHL from the exons ATGCCACTGGGCCTGAAGCCCACCTGCAGCGTCTGCAAGACCACATCGTCCTCCATGTGGAAGAAGGGCCCGCAGGGGGAGATCCTCTGCCACCACTGCACGGGCCGgggcggcgcgggcggcggggGCGCCGGCTCAGGGGCGGCCGGCGGGACGGGGGGCAGTGGCGGCGGTGGCGGCTTCGGCGCGGCGACCTTCGCCAGCACCTCGGCCGCCCCTCCGCAGAGCaacgggggcgggggcggcaaGCAG AGTAAGCAGGAAATTCACAGGAGGTCTGCTCGGCTCAGAAACACTAAATACAAATCTGCTCCAGCTGCTGAAAAGAAAGTTTCCactaaaggaaaagggagaagacatatttttaaattaaaaaat CCCATCAAAGCCCCTGAGTCAGTTTCCACCATAATCACTGCAGAATCAATCTTCTACAAG GGAGTCTATTACCAAATTGGAGATGTTGTTTCTGTAATTGACGAACAAGATGGAAAACCCTACTATGCTCAGATCAGGGGTTTTATCCAGGACCAGTATTGTGAGAAGAGTGCAGCACTGACGTGGCTCATTCCCACTCTCTCTAGCCCCAGGGACCAATTTGATCCTGCATCCTACATCATAG GACCAGAGGAGGATCTTCCAAGGAAGATGGAATACTTGGAATTTGTTTGTCATGCACCTTCTGAATATTTCAAGTCACGTTCATCACCATTTCCCACAGTTCCCACCAGACCAGAGAAGGGCTATATATGGACTCATGTTGGACCTACTCCTGCAATAACTATTAAGGAAACAGTTGCCAACcatttgtag